A window of Paraburkholderia megapolitana genomic DNA:
CGGCCGCTGGAACACCGACTGGAAAGACAATACCGGCCTGGGCGGCGACCTCGATCTGGCGAACGTGATCCTCGTCGGCGCCCGCGATCTCGATCCCGCCGAGCACGCCCTGATCGATGCCGGCACGATCGCGCTGGTGCCCGTCGGCGACGGTTTGCCCGATCGCCTGCGTAACGCAATCGCCGGTCGCGAGGTCTATGTGCATCTCGACTGCGACGTGCTCAATCCCGGCATCGTGCCGACCGAGTACGCGGTCGACGGCGGGCTGTCGCTGGACGACCTGTCCGCTGCGGCGCAGGTGCTGGCGGATTGCGGGCTGATCGGGCTGGAAATCGCGGAATTCGAGGTCGCCTGGAGCGGCGCCTGGGCCGACCGGAAGCGGCTTGAGGGAAGCCCGGATACCTGCTCGCCGGACGCATTGCTCGATGCCCTGGCGCCGCTGCTGGTGGCACCGGATCGGGCCTGACGTCCGA
This region includes:
- a CDS encoding arginase family protein, which encodes MHKHHPALTVFTGRTADRNERGMAGSLVVGLALARRLGLEPARIGEPEAALAGGWREQLTAATPWLRCLSAHYDALLRDGNTPLLTTMGRCASALATLPVVARHRPDAAIVWFDAHGDCNTPSTSSSGYLGGLVLTGAAGRWNTDWKDNTGLGGDLDLANVILVGARDLDPAEHALIDAGTIALVPVGDGLPDRLRNAIAGREVYVHLDCDVLNPGIVPTEYAVDGGLSLDDLSAAAQVLADCGLIGLEIAEFEVAWSGAWADRKRLEGSPDTCSPDALLDALAPLLVAPDRA